One Sinorhizobium sp. BG8 DNA window includes the following coding sequences:
- a CDS encoding SIS domain-containing protein: MKTIYHTALAELGTVFDAVDESQIENAITAIAGAKKIAVYGVGREGLQMKGFAMRLFHLGLDVAVVGDMTVPHLGTGDLLIVSAGPGEFSTVKALMQVASRDGAKTLCFTAQPDGACPQMADHSVCIPAQTMANDTGGSVSVLPMGSLYEGAQYVLFEGMILRLRERLEVSPEAMRHNHTNLE, from the coding sequence ATGAAAACGATCTATCACACCGCTCTGGCCGAGCTTGGCACCGTTTTTGACGCAGTCGACGAGAGCCAGATCGAGAATGCGATCACAGCCATCGCCGGCGCGAAGAAGATCGCCGTCTATGGCGTCGGCCGTGAAGGACTTCAGATGAAGGGTTTCGCCATGAGACTTTTCCATCTGGGGCTCGACGTCGCGGTCGTCGGGGATATGACCGTCCCGCATCTCGGCACTGGCGACCTGTTGATCGTCTCGGCCGGTCCGGGTGAGTTCTCCACGGTCAAGGCTCTGATGCAGGTGGCCTCGCGCGACGGCGCCAAAACGCTTTGCTTTACCGCCCAGCCGGATGGGGCCTGCCCGCAGATGGCGGATCACAGTGTCTGCATCCCTGCCCAGACGATGGCGAACGATACGGGCGGCAGTGTTTCCGTACTTCCCATGGGGTCGCTTTACGAAGGCGCGCAGTATGTGCTTTTCGAAGGTATGATCCTGCGGCTGCGTGAACGGCTCGAAGTGTCCCCGGAGGCGATGCGTCACAACCACACCAATCTGGAATAA
- a CDS encoding sugar-binding domain-containing protein, with product MKGGFTEDAESDHLKARIAWYYFVAGMTQQEIADQLEITRLRVNKIIGLVRAEGAVVVDLRMPMIDCIRLEEELKARFGLEEAMVTPSLQDYEESQRTIGEAAGIMLDAHVSRHHGIGVGWGKTLSYTVRRITERRLKNSWVVGMMGAVTRGSGTNTFELSTALARSLDVECHYLTAPIYCPTSEIRNVLLAHDEIAAVMAKAEAAEVALVSCGDLTHRSPVMPLTIIKENLPELLDMGAVGEVMGCFLDPDGNIVPHPINQSIMALPLEKLKRKPVSILASGGRTKLPIIRAVLRGKYVNRLVTDEVVARALLYES from the coding sequence TTGAAGGGCGGATTTACAGAAGACGCGGAAAGCGATCACCTGAAGGCACGCATTGCCTGGTATTATTTCGTGGCGGGCATGACCCAGCAGGAAATCGCGGACCAGCTCGAGATTACCCGTCTGCGCGTCAACAAGATCATCGGCCTTGTGCGCGCCGAGGGCGCCGTCGTCGTCGACCTGCGTATGCCGATGATCGATTGCATCAGGCTCGAGGAAGAACTGAAGGCGCGGTTCGGCCTCGAGGAGGCAATGGTCACGCCCTCACTGCAGGATTACGAGGAATCGCAGCGCACGATCGGCGAGGCAGCGGGCATCATGCTCGACGCGCATGTCTCTCGCCACCACGGCATCGGCGTCGGCTGGGGCAAGACGCTCAGCTACACAGTGCGCCGCATCACCGAGCGACGGCTGAAGAACTCATGGGTGGTGGGCATGATGGGCGCCGTCACCCGCGGCTCCGGCACCAACACGTTCGAGCTTTCCACCGCTCTTGCGCGTTCGCTCGACGTCGAGTGTCACTATCTTACGGCCCCGATCTACTGTCCGACGAGCGAAATCCGCAACGTGCTGCTCGCCCACGACGAGATTGCCGCCGTAATGGCAAAGGCAGAGGCCGCGGAAGTGGCCCTCGTCTCCTGTGGCGACCTTACGCACCGGTCTCCGGTGATGCCGCTGACGATCATCAAGGAAAACCTGCCCGAACTCCTCGATATGGGGGCAGTCGGTGAGGTCATGGGGTGCTTCCTCGACCCTGACGGCAACATCGTTCCGCATCCAATCAACCAGTCCATTATGGCGCTCCCGCTCGAAAAGCTGAAACGGAAGCCCGTTTCGATCCTTGCATCCGGCGGCCGCACAAAGCTGCCGATCATCCGCGCCGTATTGCGCGGCAAGTATGTCAACAGGCTCGTGACGGACGAAGTCGTCGCCCGCGCGCTTCTCTACGAGTCCTGA